The genomic stretch tatttctgtattaaaaatcatgttgtaaattggtcttatatattataattttctgagatgacttttgggttttcattggctggaatcatcaacattaaaagaaataaactcttgaaatagatcactcaaTTAATCTctttttgaactgaattactggaataaatgtatttttaatgatattcCAGTTTATTGACATGCACCTGGACATAAAGAGAGAATCGAGACAAAAGCAGTACTTGTGGACCATGAGgtgtatggagtcaaaaaagggtcaaaaaaattttgagtttgtaaaactatactcacaaatgtaacagactttgtaactgcgtttgagcaactacatacacgtaaaaacAAAATCCAAAAATGTATTGGAATACACAaattttaacaacaacaacaacaataataataaatatgacaaatttatttttatgaaataaaatattcagataCAGATCCAATCAATCGGCCGTTAACACGgggtcttaaatccgcaactgcaaaaagagattcgcacacaaaacagagaaggagaatgtgtggatttttttccacctcattcaaaaactcccactgtcacatttggaaccttaaaaaggtttgctcttgcacattttaaaccgtttgagaaggtactgatttacacattcacgacatttaatttacaaatgcagatttttttttacacatttgtgaatttaaattattgttgttgttttaaatgtgggcattccaatacatttgtggattttagttttacgtgtacgtagttgctcaaacgcagttacatttgtgagtactgttttacaaactcaaaatcttttttgacccttttttgactccatagagGTGTACCGTTACACACTCGTCATCTCAGCGCGCCATTGTTTTGCTCTTGTTGAGACTTCGTCATCACGCTTCGCGACAAGCAGACTCTCGGAGGAGCAACGTGCTGGGGTCGCTTTTTCACAAAcagatattatttatttattctgcgCTGGAAACATGAGGGAGACCCCGCTGTCCAACtgtgaaaaacactttctgcttAAAGCTATTGAGGAGAAAAAGGTAAATTACCTGAATTAGATAATGTTATACGCTCTGTTTACATTAAATCAGCTCTCCACATTTTGTTAATAACTGGCCACAAACAAATTGCATAAACATTTTTCTACACTCGTCAATTGTATCAGCTCTACCCACCATGttggtgcactttgtagttatgCAATTACAGACTCATTTTGCTGTACCTGGGTTTTACGCCCCCCGTCAATGACCCCACATTAccgccacagagcaggtagcctatggtttgggtggtgaatcattcacatcgctgcagtgacactggtgatgtgtttgtgtgttgtgcttgttcAAGTGGATCCGACACAGCAGTGCAGAGTTTTTAATCACTTATTCCACTCACTGCCCGCTCTGTTAAACACCTTCCtcgttggtccactttgtagatgtaaagtcagagagagtagttAATTCGTTACTGCACATTTTGTCTTAGCCGTCCCCTAGGcattcatcagtggacacaggatgttGCCCACATTTCAGTGATCACACACCAAATAAGACCTGTTCCAAGGTGATAAAGTGGATGTAGAATGTGGTCACCATTCCCAAAGACAAGAATCAGTTTAAGTATAAAACCCTAGCACTGTGCTACACTACTGGATTTGCAGGTtcctgaatattttaaaatcatacattttcttctgcttctgcccaTTAGTCAGTAAAGAAAACTACAATTAACTGATAACCATTCATCTTTAGTTATTAATATCTTTTTGATGATGTTGTTTTTAGCGCTTGGATGGCAGACAGGCATATGACTACCGCAATATAAAAATCTCCTTTGGTACAGATTATGGTTGCTGTACAGTCTGCCTCGGGAAAACTAGGTAAGTTACTGTATTTGCAATACAGCCAGCTAATTCAGCACAAAGTTATTGTTCTCTAAGTCAAAAGTCAACAACACAAGTCCTAAATCTAAATCAATATCTGCTGTGacttaaaagaaaacaaagaaaaatatttcataaacaCTTTCGCATGTATTTGAACTTGATCAGGTCATGTTGAGGATACCTGCAAAGTGCTGATATGAGTGTCATTATCTATGTTTCTGGTTCTATGCATGTCTCAAGGGTGTTGGCTCAGGTGTCTTGTGAGTTGGTGCCACCCAAAGACTCCCGGCCCACTGAGGGCATCATGTTCTTTAACCTGGAGCTGTCTCAGATGGCATCACCTGCTTTTCAGCCCAACAGGTTCATACTCACATTGTGATTAAAGAAATCAAATGAGCACAAAGATCTAAGTTTCTATGTTGCAAGAAAAATAAGTACCTATATAGGGGTTAGCTTTGTTCTAATTCTTCTGTCTGCTTATTTTAGACAGTCTGAGCTGTTGGTGACCCTAAACAGGCAGCTGGAGAGATGCCTGAGGAACTCCAAATGCATCGATACAGAGTCTCTGTGTGTTGTCTCGGGTGAAAAGgtaaaaatacacaacaaatatGCTATGACATTGATGAAGGACATTTGTGTATATTATTTACACGTGGCACAGTTAGAAGAATGCATGCTTTTAAACTGCTGCACATGAATTAGGAAAACCAGGGTCTATGTTCaagcgtatgtgtgtgtgtgtgtgtatatatatatatatatatatatatatatatatatgtgtgtatatgtagtAACTCATTTGAAGTTCACTTTTTAATTCACAGAAAGCTGCACTGTTTTTACACCAGGGTATATGCCTTTTTATTGACTAATGCTGTAATTGATTGATCTAAGGACTTATTGATTCAATGAATTGAACTGACTCAATTCTATATGATGCagtaaaacagtgaaaaacatATCGCACTCCAGTGTGTTTTATAGTGCATTACGTTTAGTTAGAacaatgtatattgaaataataTCGTAATTCTAAAACTGGATGATGATTTGATTGGCAGGTGTGGCAGATTCGCGTGGATGTCCATGTGCTGAATCATGATGGAAACTTGATGGATGCAGCGAGCATTGCAGCCATTTCTGCTCTGTCTAATTTCAGACGTCCAGATGTGGCCATTCAGGGACGAGACATCACTGTGGTCAGTATATGGAcaaatctgaaaaaatgtgttaGTAATATTCCACCAATTacacacaaatcacaaataCGTTTCACAATTCACAAGTAAATATGTCCCAGTCTGTGTCTTATGGTCTTCAATCGGTGCAAATACAGTTAAGATTTCACGTTTACacgtttttggttttcatagatatatcatggTTTTTGTGAAAacttaatgcatttattttaaagttaatcacatatatttgtaaagtctcaaatttaaaatttatttatgaaGTGCATTTGATCTGCAttgggcgcagcaggtagtgttgcagtcacacagctccaggggcatggaggttgtgggttcgattcccgctccgggtgactgtctgtgaggagttggtgtgttctcctccgggtgctccggtttcctcccacagtctaaaaacacacgatgcaggtggattggtgactccaaactgtccataggtgtgagtgtgtgagtgaatgtgtgtgtctgtgttgccctgtgaaggactggcgccccctccaaggtgtattcccgccttgcgcccaatgattacaggtaggctctggacccaccgcgaccctgaattggataagcggttacagataatgaatgaatgaatgaatttgatctGCATTTTTCGATCAAGCCACTCATGTTTTCCATGACATGTTTTTATCTCTTCtcgctttttttttatttgttttttttatgacaCTTTTGTGAATATGACATCATGGGTATATTTAattgtttcacagttttacaTACTTGGGTGTAGACTAATGTGACTTTAATTCTGAAGTGAATAAGAACTATTTAAATCGGGTATTTATTTTCTTGTCTTCAACTGAATATTGTGTTGTACGTCCACAGTCCTGAGCGTTTGTTAaataattgtttacattttgaccTTTTCTTTGTGTTTAGTTCAGTCCAGAAGAGAGGGATCCTGTTCCCCTGAGTATTTACCACATGCCAATTTGTGTCAGCTTTGCCTTCTTCCAGCAGGGGTAAGAACAAACTCTGCATTTTACAACTACTGTGGGCCAGCTGAAGTTGTTTTAGAAATCTGATTATAAGGTGCTCATCATACACCTGAACATAAGTAGGTTAAAATATGAAACTGCTGTTAAATATGTGTAACCTTCAAGCCCTCAGGGGGTACTGTTTGGAAAACATAGCCACATGGACTACTTTGTTCTgggtaatttatttattttgttttctgaaGTTAGAGTAAAAAATGGCAACCGTGCCACTAATTCTACtcccaatttattttttttaatggactAAAATGAAGTACCCAGATATACTCAGAAATGTTTATCATGAGCGATCAAGATAAATATACCATAACTGTCATATTGCCCACCTTTACACTAAATTTTAACCATGTGTATGtgatgtatctctctctctctttctctctttctgtgtagCACGTATTTGCTGGTGGATCCTTGTGAAAAAGAGGAGCTTGTCATGGATGGTCTTTTGGTCATAGCCAtgaacaaacacagggagataTGCTCCATTCAGTCGAGTGGAGGCATCATGCTGCTGAAAGAACAGGTGCGTGTGCCTTGCAAATAGTTTGCCAAACTTTAATTCAAAACAAAGAAATTAACTGATAATAAATAGGGATGTTCCACTCTGAACTCAAAGATCAGTATCGGGCCGATCGCAACATTTACTTCACTGATCTCTCTTGGCTTTATTGAGTTCGATCTTAGGTCGGACCTTCTGTTACCTCTAGGCGGCAAGCTcccactctctcctcttcctGTAGCACGCTTTGTAAATGTCGTTGTGGTCTGACTCTGCTAGTCACCGTAGTGGACACACTTCTTTCATGAGTGTTCCGCACAAAAGCACATTCCAGTGAGTCGGATTCAGAACTGGAGCATGAGGGGGCGTGATTAGAGTCGCCAACCGTCCTGTGTTTGGACACTAAATTCCGTGTTGTGTTTTGGACCCATACGGGATGTGTTTTAGCCCATATTTTTGTGGTACTGTTAAGACCATGATCCAGCCCAAAAGGTGGGGCAGATACTCcatggctcctaaacagagaatgcatttctcattggtcatcactttaaGCCAATCAGCACTCAGAGTTAGCTGTCCATGGTTTAGTGCTGctgccaatggagtcacagtccggcttacaggggtttgttttgtgAGAGACACGGGTTAGTGCTGAAAACATATGTAAATCACATTAGATGATTTATATaagattaaatataatattaaattacttatatgaactgtttgtgaagatagtttgtttattttcttatttaaaaataagcagcagcttggatgcaggcattttttttaatgcgaGATATTCAGTGTCAGGCAGATTCACCTGGGCTGAATTTAATTACTGTAATGTACTTTAAATGTGCATTGTGTAACAGTACTATCTAGGGAAATCTAAATATCGGATCAGGACTTAGCATCAGCAGATACTCAATATTAAAAGACCCGGATCGGGggcaaaaaaaactttttcgGAACATccctaaaaaataattaataaatatagattattaaataaattattctaGTTTGAAGGCTACAGTATGTGacacaaaatgtttttattttttataattatctCTACAATTTTGGGTTTGCCAATTCATCTCATTAGTTAAGACTTCCCCAATGAATTCCCTTATTCTTTGCATCATTTCAAGAATTGTTCTTAATAATGACAACAGGAGAAAAAGGAACAAACACTGTTTTAATAACCAGGTTTAGTAATGagtttcaaaaacatttttgtggcAACATTTCAGGGCATGTTTAttgatataattttttatatagGTGTAGTGCTTATATATCTTCACTGTTCAATGAAAAATCTCCAAAAATACTAACTTTAAAGAAGAAGGAATTACTTAATTACTGTAATTGTCAGTAATCCAAggaattttggagcattttttaattacacacattatgaaggacagctgctattTTCAAATGAGGTAGTAAACTAAcaattgacaaaaatggagttatatgtttttgattggacagcaatgacatACGGTTATTTGGGTTTTGGATTATTCTCTGACAATGTCATTGTTGTGGAAGATTGTGTAATGAATATTGATAAAGTTAGCTGTACTTATTAAACAAGCAACTCAATGTATACATTGTTTTTCACATAATTTCTGAAAGATCATGTTATTTATGATGTATGtagatattaatatatttaaatgttgttattattgttggTTATTTCATTCATAAGACCATAGATATTGGGACAGTTGATTAAATTGACAGTGAGGCAAATTGAAAGTCCTTTGAAAGCATGgtattgttgtgtgtgtgtgtgtgtgtgtttaggttctAAGATGCAGCAAAATAGCCAGTGTAAAAGTTTCTGAAATCACAGAGCTCATCAACAAAGCCTTGGAAAATGACAGACGAGTCAGGTGAGATGTTTGTCACTTGTATAGAGTTGAACAGCACTGTACAATCATTTCAACTGAAGTGTACAACATATAAATGATTATACACACATGGGTTTGGTCACTGTATGtttgaaaaaatgtttggaCTACATTCCACTATTTTTGAGGCCTGGGCTGAGAAACACCCAGAATCTCACTGTAATTTGaaaaataggtttatttgtttaaaacacaagaAAACCTATTTAATTAATACAACTAAGTTATAAACAAAGACGACACAAAAAATGCAGATTTTCCTAGTTCAGTTAAAGGTTCTGTGAGTGGTGATTGAGTCATTGGTACAGATCCAGTAAGTTCTAACATTTGCAGAAAGCACTGATGTTTATAAGGTGGTTTTTACTGAGCAAACCATAGAATGGTTAATTTATTCACATGCTTTTGTGCATGAAATACACTTACAAAAAGAGCACATTTAATTgatacaaaacactgaaaaaacacTCCATGTGGAGCAGTTCCTAGACGTGATTGAGTAAATTACATGCTCAGGTCATAAAGTTCCATGGAGTGCTAACATATTAAAAGTGATTGTGCTATTGTCCTGGAGGACCATTGTTTCATTTCACGGTATACTCATGTATAGTGAATATAACAAATAAACCCTCTCATGGTGTGAACATGCAATGACAAATGATCTTCACTCTCTTTTGAATGCTTTTTGTATAGGAAGGAAGGTGGAAAGTTTGGCTTTGCTGAGTCCATTCCTAAAGAGCGGATAACGGCTTTGAAGAGAGAGGAAGCTCAAGTTGAAATGACAGATGTCCAGGAGACAGCCAGAGAAATTCTAAGCAAAACAGAGGCTCCTCCTGAAGAGTATCTTTTTGAGATTTTTCCTCTAAATTTGTGTTCAATTTATTTGTCACCTATTCCAACCTTTAGTTAGGTTtctccaatcacacacactgataccacacagtattattttttttcaaccTGCTGCTTACATAACACTTGCCAACTGAACACGCAACAAACCCAACTGCTATACCAGCTAAcagtataatataattatttacctgGCTTGTTGGAAACAAACTTGTAAAGACACAATAGGTTTGAACTGTCTACgtagagagcattttacatcaTAATGTGCATGCTCCTGATGGGTATCCCAATTGTTAGACACATTAGATatgctgcctactgagatacATTAATCTGGTAGCAGTTTAAGACATCAAATTGTTCATCAGCTGCTAAGGTAAAGCAAGCACCACTCCTGTCTATTTTGCTCTTCTTCCAGAGCAAAAATGATAAAACAAATCAcgattaaaaacaggaaaagggGAATACATCACACTCACACGTTGTGGTGATGTTAGCAACTGAGGTCAGTAAACACTGGTTGCATGCAGTGGGTGGGAACGAGCCATGATGCAATCGCTCTCTTAACTAGAGTGTCTCATGAGGACAGACATCAGTTAGAACCCTCCCAACATAGTCAGTGCCTACATATGTCGtgcactaggttttgggacagactaATATATCTATTGCCATTTTTCCATCTATTGGAACCTACTTGACTTGACTTGGCTGAGCCCTTTTGCTTTTCCCCCAGCCAtatctggtccctggaactggtagtaggtactaaatgtgacATGTGAACCATGctgagcactgattggccagagaaacatgtcaatcaccatgtaaaatctccaagttaCAGCAGTTGTCACATTTGTTCTTATCCGACACACAACAGTAACACGTAAAAAATTATGccgtggtgttttgaagaggttcaaacactcctttGAAAGGTGACAGATGGAAAaactccagcgagagctggatgcTGCAGCAGGGAAAGCaactgtgagaactggggtgtgGAGCCGTGAATACAGTAAATACTGCcgctgttgtggttttcaaagcccattcctgttagagacagggttttccGATGTCACCACCTACGTTTCGCTATGGAGCTGTGGCAGTGCAAAAGTGACCAGGGAAAAGTGCATCGATCCATGCTGAGCCATGTCGAGTAGAAGTGAGCTGATGCCATGCAATGAAAAGCACCATAGATGGCTCAGTAGGAACAAGAACACAATCAATATCTCCTATCTTTGAGGCTTCTCTCCGCCCAGTATGTGCAGTAGATTATGAAAGTAGCCATCTTTTATATCTGTTGAAATGCTCAGATAT from Hoplias malabaricus isolate fHopMal1 chromosome 2, fHopMal1.hap1, whole genome shotgun sequence encodes the following:
- the exosc9 gene encoding exosome complex component RRP45: MRETPLSNCEKHFLLKAIEEKKRLDGRQAYDYRNIKISFGTDYGCCTVCLGKTRVLAQVSCELVPPKDSRPTEGIMFFNLELSQMASPAFQPNRQSELLVTLNRQLERCLRNSKCIDTESLCVVSGEKVWQIRVDVHVLNHDGNLMDAASIAAISALSNFRRPDVAIQGRDITVFSPEERDPVPLSIYHMPICVSFAFFQQGTYLLVDPCEKEELVMDGLLVIAMNKHREICSIQSSGGIMLLKEQVLRCSKIASVKVSEITELINKALENDRRVRKEGGKFGFAESIPKERITALKREEAQVEMTDVQETAREILSKTEAPPEDVPSPVIVATGTGQVGEGLQNTWGLEEEDEEGVEDEMKSLVDGEKNKIPKKKDETMVISDSEEEEVVVLNPAALKSKNKRSRH